A genome region from Thermotoga sp. Mc24 includes the following:
- a CDS encoding metal ABC transporter substrate-binding protein — protein MKRILLLLVLIVAVLSFGKTIVTTINPYYLIVSQLLGDTASVKLLVPPGANPHLFSLKPSDAKTLEESDLIVANGLGLETYLEKYKEKTVFVSDFIPALLLIDENPHIWLDPFFLKYYIVPGLYQVLIEKFPEKKSEIKQKAEEIISDLDTVIRDSFKTLLPYTGKTVVMAHPSFTYFFKEFGLELIPLSSGHEHSTSFSTIKEILRKKEQIAALFREPQQPAEILSSLEKELRMKSFVLDPLGVNGEKTIVELLRKNLSVIQEALK, from the coding sequence ATGAAGAGGATTCTTCTCCTTCTAGTACTCATTGTCGCTGTTTTGAGTTTCGGCAAAACTATCGTGACCACGATAAACCCGTACTATCTCATCGTTTCTCAGCTACTCGGTGATACAGCGAGCGTAAAGCTCCTTGTTCCCCCTGGAGCAAATCCACACTTGTTTTCACTAAAGCCTTCCGACGCTAAGACTCTGGAAGAATCGGATCTGATCGTAGCGAACGGACTCGGATTGGAAACGTATTTGGAAAAATACAAAGAAAAGACAGTTTTCGTTTCAGACTTCATTCCAGCACTTCTTCTCATCGACGAGAACCCTCACATCTGGCTCGATCCTTTCTTCCTCAAATACTACATCGTTCCTGGACTGTACCAGGTTCTCATCGAAAAATTCCCAGAAAAAAAGAGCGAAATAAAACAGAAAGCAGAAGAGATCATAAGCGACCTAGACACCGTGATCAGAGATTCCTTCAAAACACTCCTCCCTTACACCGGAAAAACGGTAGTGATGGCTCATCCGAGTTTTACGTACTTCTTCAAGGAATTCGGCCTGGAATTGATACCACTCTCCAGCGGTCATGAACACAGCACGAGTTTTTCCACGATCAAAGAGATCCTCAGGAAAAAAGAACAGATTGCTGCCCTGTTCAGGGAACCGCAGCAGCCGGCAGAGATTCTTTCGAGCCTCGAAAAAGAACTGAGAATGAAAAGCTTCGTGCTCGATCCCCTCGGAGTGAACGGAGAAAAGACGATCGTGGAACTCCTGAGGAAGAATCTTTCTGTGATCCAGGAGGCCCTGAAATGA
- a CDS encoding Fur family transcriptional regulator has product MRMTKNREAVLEIIESSRVPLTAEEIHRKLDVNLSTVYRALKFLEERNLVGSFSVGGPRYFFKKKRHYHFLICEKCGKLFPFEECVDEFLEKLQKKYDFSEESHLFLIHGICKECKKEVEK; this is encoded by the coding sequence ATGAGGATGACAAAAAACAGGGAAGCCGTTCTTGAGATAATCGAATCTTCCAGAGTCCCTCTCACTGCCGAGGAGATACATCGAAAACTGGATGTGAACCTCTCCACGGTCTACAGGGCATTGAAGTTTTTAGAGGAAAGAAACCTCGTGGGTTCTTTCAGTGTGGGTGGCCCGAGATACTTCTTCAAGAAGAAAAGACACTATCACTTTTTGATCTGTGAGAAATGCGGGAAGCTCTTTCCTTTCGAAGAATGCGTGGATGAATTTCTTGAAAAACTCCAGAAAAAGTACGATTTCTCTGAAGAAAGTCATCTGTTTTTGATTCACGGAATCTGTAAGGAATGCAAAAAGGAGGTGGAAAAATGA
- a CDS encoding KamA family radical SAM protein, whose product MKVKYYTSITQVEQLSPEERERLKRVEEKYRFRANSYYLSLIDWSDPDDPIRKIIVPEKDELEEWGTLDASNEKSYTVAKGLQHKYPDTALFLVNDVCGGFCRFCFRKRLFINVGAEVIRDITPQLDYIRTHKEITNVLLTGGDPLLLSTEKLEKIVSSLREIDHVQIIRIGSKIPAFNPYRIIDDPDLLKMIRKYSTKEKKIYVMTQFNHPRELTREAIEAVNLLKDAGAVLCNQTPLLRGINDDPEVLGELLDRLSFVGVTPYYVFQNRPVSGNRKFAVPIEEGYEIFTKAISNISGVAKRVRYVMSHRTGKIEIAALTKDFIVFKYHRAHDEKNRRKVMVYKRNPQALWFDDYGELLEEYTV is encoded by the coding sequence TTGAAGGTGAAATACTACACCAGCATAACACAGGTGGAACAATTGTCTCCTGAAGAAAGAGAGAGGTTGAAGAGGGTAGAGGAAAAGTACCGATTCAGAGCCAACTCTTATTACTTGAGTCTCATAGACTGGTCAGACCCTGATGACCCTATCAGGAAGATCATAGTACCCGAGAAGGACGAGCTAGAAGAATGGGGAACGCTGGATGCTTCTAACGAAAAATCTTACACCGTTGCGAAGGGGCTTCAGCACAAATACCCGGACACGGCCCTCTTTCTTGTGAACGATGTTTGTGGTGGATTTTGCAGATTTTGTTTCAGGAAGAGACTCTTCATAAACGTTGGAGCCGAAGTCATACGAGACATCACACCTCAACTCGATTACATCCGCACTCACAAAGAGATAACGAACGTTTTGCTCACGGGAGGAGATCCGCTGCTTTTATCGACAGAAAAGCTGGAAAAGATAGTGAGTTCCTTGAGAGAGATAGATCACGTTCAAATTATCAGAATAGGTAGTAAGATACCAGCGTTTAACCCTTACAGAATAATAGACGATCCGGATCTGTTGAAGATGATCAGAAAGTACAGCACAAAAGAGAAGAAGATATACGTGATGACACAGTTCAACCACCCCCGGGAACTGACCAGGGAAGCGATAGAAGCGGTGAATCTTTTGAAAGACGCAGGAGCGGTGCTTTGCAATCAGACTCCTCTTCTGAGGGGAATAAACGACGATCCTGAAGTGCTCGGTGAGCTTCTGGACAGACTTTCCTTTGTTGGAGTGACTCCCTACTACGTGTTCCAGAACAGGCCTGTTTCTGGAAACAGGAAATTCGCCGTTCCGATTGAAGAGGGTTACGAGATCTTCACGAAAGCGATTTCGAACATATCTGGTGTCGCCAAGCGGGTCAGATACGTTATGTCTCACAGAACAGGGAAGATAGAAATCGCAGCCCTCACGAAAGATTTCATCGTTTTCAAATACCATAGAGCACACGATGAGAAGAATAGAAGAAAAGTCATGGTGTACAAGAGGAATCCCCAGGCGCTCTGGTTCGACGACTACGGTGAACTTTTGGAAGAATACACCGTGTGA
- a CDS encoding nitroreductase family protein, with product MLYDLAKQRKTVRKFREEKPSIEKLMYCLKVANEAPSGMNAQPWRFLVVEDEETKRQIRETCEKAEKDFYENVRGKLKEWLNENSFNWKKPFLEEAPYLLLVFSKKDAPYSRESVWLAIGYLLLALEEQGLGTVPYTPPNPDELTKIVNTPSDLRFEVILPVGYPDDPKPKYPREEMKVSFNHF from the coding sequence ATGCTCTACGACCTTGCAAAACAGCGAAAGACCGTGAGAAAATTCAGAGAAGAAAAGCCTTCCATTGAGAAGTTGATGTACTGTCTGAAGGTGGCGAACGAGGCTCCTTCGGGAATGAATGCTCAACCCTGGAGATTTCTCGTCGTGGAAGATGAAGAAACGAAAAGACAAATCAGGGAAACCTGTGAAAAGGCCGAGAAAGACTTCTACGAAAACGTGAGAGGAAAACTTAAAGAATGGCTCAACGAAAACAGTTTCAACTGGAAAAAACCCTTTCTCGAAGAAGCACCATACCTTCTACTCGTGTTCTCAAAAAAAGACGCACCCTATTCGAGAGAATCTGTCTGGCTCGCGATCGGATATCTTCTCCTCGCACTGGAAGAGCAGGGACTTGGAACCGTCCCGTACACACCTCCGAATCCCGATGAACTGACAAAAATCGTGAACACACCATCAGATTTGAGATTTGAGGTGATACTCCCGGTTGGATATCCGGACGATCCGAAACCCAAGTATCCAAGAGAAGAAATGAAAGTGAGTTTCAACCACTTTTAA
- a CDS encoding acetamidase/formamidase family protein, producing the protein MKVVPAQRCVYSFSANMAPVEEVYPGEQVVFETLDALGGSYDKIDFSKVNPATGPVFVNGVKPGDTLKVRIKRIELPRRGVIVTGKGFGVLGDEVEGFHTKELEIEKWAVLFDGVRIPIHPMVGVIGVAPQEGEYPTGTAHRHGGNMDTKEITENVTVHLPVFQEGALLALGDVHATMGDGEVCVSACEVPAKVVVEIDVSKEEIKWPVVETNDAYYIIVSLPDIEEALKEVTRETVWFIQRRKTVPFTDAYMLASLSVDVGISQLVNPAKTAKARIPKYIFTGV; encoded by the coding sequence ATGAAGGTTGTGCCAGCCCAGAGGTGTGTATACTCGTTTTCAGCGAACATGGCACCCGTAGAAGAGGTATACCCTGGTGAACAGGTCGTGTTCGAAACACTCGACGCACTCGGTGGTAGTTACGATAAAATCGATTTTTCGAAGGTGAATCCAGCGACGGGACCTGTATTTGTCAACGGTGTAAAGCCCGGAGACACACTGAAGGTTCGGATAAAGAGGATAGAACTTCCTCGAAGAGGAGTGATCGTAACTGGCAAGGGGTTCGGAGTTCTCGGTGACGAAGTAGAGGGTTTTCACACAAAAGAACTGGAAATAGAGAAATGGGCCGTTCTGTTCGATGGTGTGAGGATTCCAATTCATCCGATGGTAGGAGTGATCGGGGTCGCACCTCAGGAAGGAGAGTACCCAACGGGAACGGCCCACAGACACGGAGGAAACATGGACACGAAAGAGATAACAGAAAACGTCACAGTGCACCTTCCAGTGTTCCAGGAAGGTGCACTTCTTGCTCTGGGAGACGTCCACGCGACAATGGGAGACGGAGAAGTGTGTGTCTCCGCGTGCGAAGTCCCTGCAAAAGTGGTCGTGGAGATCGATGTATCCAAAGAAGAAATCAAATGGCCCGTGGTTGAGACAAACGATGCCTACTACATCATCGTTTCTCTTCCAGATATCGAAGAGGCTCTGAAAGAAGTCACACGCGAAACAGTGTGGTTTATCCAGAGGCGGAAAACCGTTCCCTTCACAGATGCCTACATGCTCGCCAGCCTCTCCGTTGATGTGGGTATCTCCCAGCTCGTGAATCCCGCTAAGACTGCGAAGGCTCGCATTCCAAAATACATCTTCACGGGGGTATGA
- a CDS encoding adenosylcobalamin-dependent ribonucleoside-diphosphate reductase: protein MKLSDLISRWIDVEPSKNAQIILRDRYFMKDLDGNYLETKWEDVARRVARVVATAELLNPSYKKNEKLDRIKEWEDIFFKVLKARLFIPNSPTLFNAGLGVRHELLWKPIDQMTLEDYEEIYRSRNHLHMLSACFVVPVGDSIEEIFEAVKEYALITKVGGGVGSNFSELRPKGSFVAGTHGKASGPVSFMHVFNSAISVVKQGYRRRGALMGILNINHPDIEEFIDAKKENTGEAVLNFFNLSVGFPMDKKEILKLYEEDGELELSHPRSAIRKKVKIRDLFRKIATNAWKSGDPGLAFLGEMNKYYPLYPHRKINSTNPCGEIGLSDYEACNLGSIDIAKFYNDGFVDLEALQELVQIAVRFLDNVIDVNVFPIDKITKAIRESRRLGLGIMGFADLLYKLEIPYNSQEARDFAANLMAFIALHAHRTSYELGKEKGNFPLLEISRYKTEDGFVPFAMGMSNYDDEIRETMKMTKEFRRNVALLTIAPTGSISNIADTSSGLEPNFLLAYTRFVTKEDGTKEPFLYVNQVLREKLNPEILKKIEKELIEKGSLKDIPDVPEKIKKVFVVALDIDPMDHLLMQDAFQRYVDNNISKTINMPQSATVDDVLNVYLEALRTNVRGITVYRDGSLQTQVLTKALKTPEAPKVQFFVVDEKLKLHPRPRKDTLRSVTRKYKRPDGTTYITISFDDTGEAVEIFISNGSEMAEAIGRLSSIALRAGVSIDEIVEQLSKVKGEYCKGLAEEIKKALEDFAKLWLRTGEEAPESEEEPIEREKFIVAHNLRWQSGYYVDDEGNVYCPVCLSKNSLIKQEGCVSCKNCGWSKCE from the coding sequence ATGAAATTGTCCGATTTGATCTCAAGGTGGATCGACGTTGAACCTTCAAAAAATGCTCAGATAATTCTCAGAGACAGGTATTTCATGAAGGATCTGGATGGGAATTATCTGGAAACGAAATGGGAAGATGTGGCAAGAAGGGTGGCGAGAGTTGTAGCAACAGCAGAGCTTCTGAATCCATCGTACAAGAAAAACGAAAAACTCGACAGAATAAAAGAATGGGAAGATATTTTCTTCAAAGTCTTGAAAGCAAGACTCTTCATTCCAAACAGTCCCACCCTCTTCAACGCAGGACTCGGGGTGAGACACGAGCTTCTGTGGAAACCCATTGATCAGATGACATTGGAAGATTACGAAGAAATTTACAGATCGAGAAACCATCTTCATATGCTCTCCGCGTGTTTCGTAGTACCCGTTGGTGACAGCATCGAAGAGATCTTCGAAGCGGTGAAAGAGTACGCGCTCATAACGAAAGTGGGAGGAGGAGTGGGGAGCAACTTTTCTGAGCTGAGGCCGAAGGGCAGTTTCGTGGCAGGTACACACGGGAAAGCGTCCGGCCCTGTTTCTTTCATGCACGTCTTCAACTCCGCTATCTCTGTTGTGAAACAGGGTTACAGAAGGCGTGGAGCGTTGATGGGTATTTTGAACATAAACCACCCCGACATAGAAGAATTCATAGACGCAAAGAAGGAAAACACGGGAGAAGCGGTGCTTAATTTCTTCAACCTCTCTGTTGGATTTCCGATGGACAAGAAAGAGATTCTGAAACTCTACGAAGAAGATGGTGAACTCGAGCTCTCCCATCCAAGGAGTGCGATCAGAAAGAAGGTTAAGATCAGGGATCTCTTCAGAAAAATTGCCACAAACGCCTGGAAGAGTGGGGATCCAGGACTTGCCTTCCTCGGAGAGATGAACAAATACTATCCACTCTACCCGCACAGAAAGATCAACTCAACCAACCCGTGCGGTGAGATTGGGCTTTCAGATTACGAAGCCTGCAACCTCGGTTCCATCGACATCGCAAAGTTCTACAACGATGGTTTTGTAGATTTAGAGGCACTTCAAGAGCTCGTTCAAATAGCCGTTCGTTTTCTTGACAACGTCATCGATGTGAACGTGTTTCCAATAGACAAGATCACAAAAGCGATCAGAGAAAGTAGAAGACTCGGTCTTGGAATAATGGGATTCGCCGATCTTCTCTACAAGCTCGAAATTCCTTACAATTCCCAGGAGGCTCGGGACTTCGCAGCCAATCTCATGGCTTTCATAGCACTCCACGCGCACAGGACTTCTTATGAACTCGGAAAAGAAAAAGGGAACTTTCCACTCCTTGAGATCTCAAGGTACAAGACGGAAGACGGCTTTGTCCCCTTCGCCATGGGTATGAGCAACTACGACGATGAGATAAGAGAAACCATGAAGATGACAAAAGAGTTTAGAAGAAACGTCGCTCTTCTGACGATCGCACCCACCGGTTCGATCTCGAACATAGCGGACACTTCGTCGGGACTGGAACCAAATTTCCTCCTCGCGTACACCAGATTCGTGACGAAGGAAGACGGGACGAAAGAGCCTTTTCTCTACGTGAACCAGGTGCTCAGAGAGAAGTTGAATCCGGAGATTCTCAAGAAGATAGAGAAAGAACTCATAGAAAAGGGAAGCTTGAAGGATATCCCGGATGTTCCGGAGAAGATAAAGAAAGTCTTTGTGGTCGCACTCGATATAGATCCGATGGATCACCTGCTCATGCAGGATGCTTTCCAGAGGTACGTTGATAACAACATCTCCAAAACAATCAACATGCCTCAGAGCGCAACCGTGGATGATGTTCTCAACGTATACCTTGAAGCTCTCAGAACAAACGTTAGGGGCATCACCGTGTACAGAGACGGTTCTTTACAAACACAGGTGCTGACGAAAGCCTTGAAAACACCGGAGGCTCCAAAGGTTCAGTTCTTCGTCGTCGATGAGAAGCTGAAGCTCCACCCAAGACCGAGAAAAGATACTCTCAGAAGCGTCACGAGAAAGTACAAGAGGCCCGATGGTACCACTTACATAACGATATCTTTCGACGACACGGGAGAAGCAGTGGAGATATTCATTTCCAACGGCAGTGAAATGGCCGAAGCGATAGGAAGACTCTCCTCAATAGCTCTCAGAGCGGGAGTTTCCATAGATGAAATAGTAGAACAGCTTTCGAAGGTGAAAGGAGAGTACTGCAAGGGTCTAGCTGAAGAAATCAAGAAAGCGCTTGAAGACTTCGCAAAACTGTGGCTCAGAACGGGTGAAGAAGCACCAGAGAGTGAGGAAGAACCGATCGAAAGAGAAAAATTCATAGTGGCGCACAACCTCAGATGGCAAAGCGGTTACTACGTGGATGACGAAGGAAACGTGTACTGTCCCGTTTGTCTCTCAAAGAATTCCCTGATAAAGCAAGAGGGATGCGTGAGCTGTAAGAACTGCGGCTGGTCAAAGTGTGAGTGA
- a CDS encoding SPL family radical SAM protein — translation MRVKEINVRSALTYSESKRRYTLSPYVGCTNACVYCYASDYARRYREMNWKLEIIVKRNIAEVLRKDIIKKKPHHVFMSTMCDPYQPIEKEYKLTRRCLEVFLEFPLLEIEVMILTKSTLVLRDLDLFRKMKRISIGLSVTTDDDEIRKMFEPNSSSIEERVETLKVLKENGIRTCAFISPMLPMNPKKLASMLKPHVDRVFIDDMHYRWRVKDFYGKLGLSWALEDEYFERTRKELLAFFQE, via the coding sequence ATGAGAGTGAAGGAGATAAATGTCAGGAGCGCGCTGACTTATTCCGAATCGAAAAGAAGGTACACCCTCAGCCCTTACGTGGGCTGCACCAATGCCTGTGTGTACTGTTACGCAAGTGATTACGCGCGACGATACAGAGAGATGAACTGGAAGTTAGAAATCATTGTGAAACGAAACATAGCCGAAGTTCTCAGAAAAGATATCATCAAGAAGAAACCACACCACGTTTTCATGAGCACCATGTGCGATCCGTATCAACCTATCGAGAAAGAGTACAAGCTCACCCGAAGATGTCTCGAAGTCTTTCTGGAGTTCCCGCTTCTGGAAATCGAAGTGATGATCCTCACAAAATCCACACTCGTTTTAAGGGACCTGGACCTGTTCAGAAAGATGAAAAGAATTTCGATAGGACTCAGCGTCACAACTGATGACGACGAAATCCGGAAGATGTTCGAGCCCAACTCGAGTTCCATAGAGGAGAGAGTGGAAACTTTGAAGGTGCTGAAAGAAAATGGAATAAGGACCTGTGCTTTCATCAGTCCCATGCTTCCAATGAACCCGAAAAAACTGGCAAGCATGTTGAAACCTCACGTGGATCGCGTGTTTATCGACGACATGCACTATCGATGGCGCGTAAAGGATTTTTATGGGAAACTCGGACTTTCCTGGGCACTTGAGGATGAGTACTTCGAAAGAACTCGAAAAGAACTACTTGCATTCTTTCAAGAATAG
- the xylB gene encoding xylulokinase → MNLYVGLDVGTTGVKGILVNEKGEILATANERLTMFTPQPAWAEQDPLSWWEAVKKILKNLSDRSKEMGGKIRAISTSGQMHSLVAIDDNGKVLRNAILWCDQRTYKECEEATQILGGEENVLKLVGNPILPGFTLPKILWIRKHEPEIYGKISKIMLPKDFINYMLTGEMKTEHSDASGTVMYSVSKMEWNKDVLKELNIPESVLPEIIPSNGVVGNVKPEVASDLGLSEDTLVIGGGADNACAALGIAVVEPGDAMVSLGTSGTVLAPTKGDQPDPKGRVHFFAHTVPETRYHMGVMLSATYSLEWFKEKFLNEDYETINEEVDKVPVGSNGIIFLPYLNGERTPHRDPFARGVFFGISSYNTKWDMVRAIFEGVAFGIKDSFDILRELKVDLNNVRITGGGSKSRVWNKMLADMTGLRIQKPAVDEGASYGAAILAVSGSMGENPAKISKEWFRVKSYTDPVVENTEIYEKLHEKFKKLYASLKEMFRS, encoded by the coding sequence ATGAACCTGTACGTGGGACTCGATGTGGGAACGACCGGTGTCAAGGGAATTCTTGTGAACGAGAAGGGAGAGATTCTTGCAACAGCGAATGAAAGACTAACCATGTTCACTCCTCAGCCTGCCTGGGCGGAGCAGGATCCCCTCTCCTGGTGGGAGGCGGTGAAAAAAATATTGAAGAACCTCTCCGACAGATCGAAAGAAATGGGCGGCAAAATAAGAGCGATCTCCACCAGCGGGCAGATGCACAGTCTTGTGGCAATCGATGACAACGGTAAAGTCCTGAGAAACGCTATCCTCTGGTGCGATCAGAGAACATACAAAGAGTGCGAAGAAGCCACCCAGATCCTCGGCGGAGAGGAAAACGTCCTCAAGCTCGTCGGAAATCCCATTTTGCCCGGTTTCACGCTCCCAAAGATACTCTGGATCCGAAAGCATGAACCTGAGATCTACGGAAAAATTTCAAAAATCATGCTGCCAAAAGATTTCATAAACTACATGCTCACCGGTGAGATGAAAACGGAGCATTCCGATGCCTCCGGAACGGTGATGTACAGTGTATCAAAGATGGAATGGAACAAGGACGTATTGAAAGAACTCAACATACCGGAAAGTGTTCTCCCAGAGATAATACCGTCGAACGGCGTGGTTGGAAATGTGAAACCCGAAGTAGCGTCGGATCTTGGTCTCTCCGAAGACACGCTTGTGATAGGCGGAGGAGCTGACAACGCCTGCGCGGCTCTTGGAATAGCCGTCGTAGAACCAGGTGACGCGATGGTGAGTCTCGGTACTTCAGGAACCGTTTTGGCACCCACAAAAGGAGACCAACCCGATCCAAAGGGTAGAGTACATTTCTTCGCACACACCGTTCCAGAAACAAGATACCACATGGGTGTGATGCTCTCCGCTACCTATTCACTGGAGTGGTTCAAGGAGAAATTCCTGAACGAAGATTATGAAACGATCAACGAAGAGGTGGATAAGGTTCCCGTGGGATCAAACGGGATAATCTTCCTGCCGTATCTCAACGGTGAAAGGACACCACACAGAGATCCATTCGCGAGGGGTGTTTTCTTCGGTATATCCTCGTACAACACCAAGTGGGATATGGTGAGAGCCATATTCGAAGGCGTTGCCTTCGGTATCAAAGATTCGTTCGATATACTGAGAGAACTCAAGGTGGATCTCAACAATGTGAGAATCACAGGAGGAGGTTCAAAGAGCAGGGTATGGAACAAAATGCTCGCAGATATGACAGGATTGAGAATACAAAAACCAGCTGTGGATGAAGGGGCGTCTTACGGTGCAGCGATCCTCGCTGTGTCTGGCTCAATGGGAGAAAATCCAGCGAAAATTTCGAAAGAGTGGTTCCGCGTGAAGAGTTACACTGACCCTGTTGTTGAAAACACAGAAATCTACGAAAAACTACACGAGAAATTCAAAAAACTCTACGCATCTCTCAAAGAGATGTTCAGATCTTGA
- a CDS encoding sugar ABC transporter ATP-binding protein, whose translation MFPLLAFRGDRMEILKAKGIVKRFPGVVAVDNVDFEVYENEIVSLIGENGAGKSTLIKILTGVLKPDAGEILVNGERVEFHSPVDAFKKGISVIHQELNLCDNMTVAENIFLAYEAVRGQKRTLSSRVDENYMYTRSKELLDLIGAKFSPDALVRNLTTAQRQMVEICKALVKEPRIIFMDEPTSSLTVEETERLFEIIEMLKSRGISVVFVSHRLDEVMRISDRIVVMRDGKRIGVLKKGEFDVDTIIKMMVGREVEFFPHGIETRPGEIALEVRNLKWKDKVKNVSFEVRKGEVLGFAGLVGAGRTETMLLVFGVNQKESGDIYVNGRKVEIKNPEDAIKMGIGLIPEDRKLQGLVLRMTVKDNIVLPSLKKISRWGLVLDERKEEEISEDYVKRLSIKTPSIYQITENLSGGNQQKVVLAKWLATNADILIFDEPTRGIDVGAKAEIHRMIRELAAQGKAVIMISSELPEILNLSDRIVVMWESEITAVLDNREKRVTQEEIMYYASGQKKQNGRVA comes from the coding sequence GTGTTTCCCCTCCTCGCTTTCCGGGGTGATCGAATGGAGATACTGAAAGCAAAGGGCATAGTGAAAAGATTCCCTGGAGTTGTGGCTGTGGACAACGTCGATTTTGAGGTTTACGAAAACGAGATTGTCTCTCTGATAGGTGAAAATGGTGCTGGTAAATCCACCCTCATAAAAATTCTGACGGGTGTCCTCAAACCTGATGCGGGAGAAATTCTGGTCAACGGCGAAAGGGTAGAATTTCACTCTCCGGTCGACGCGTTCAAAAAGGGCATAAGTGTTATCCATCAGGAGCTGAACCTGTGCGACAACATGACTGTGGCGGAAAACATCTTTCTCGCCTATGAAGCTGTCAGGGGACAGAAAAGAACCCTTTCCAGTAGAGTTGATGAGAACTATATGTACACAAGATCTAAAGAACTGCTCGATCTCATCGGCGCCAAGTTCTCTCCAGATGCTCTGGTGAGAAACCTCACCACCGCCCAGAGACAGATGGTGGAAATATGTAAGGCACTGGTTAAAGAACCCAGGATCATCTTCATGGATGAACCCACATCGTCGCTTACTGTCGAAGAGACAGAAAGACTCTTCGAAATCATAGAAATGTTGAAAAGTAGAGGTATTTCTGTTGTTTTCGTTTCACATAGACTGGACGAAGTTATGAGGATAAGCGACAGGATCGTTGTGATGAGAGACGGAAAAAGAATCGGCGTGTTGAAAAAAGGAGAATTCGATGTGGACACGATCATAAAAATGATGGTAGGACGTGAAGTGGAGTTTTTCCCACACGGAATAGAGACCAGACCCGGAGAAATTGCCCTTGAAGTCAGAAACCTGAAGTGGAAGGATAAAGTGAAGAATGTTTCTTTTGAAGTGAGAAAGGGAGAAGTTCTGGGATTCGCGGGACTTGTGGGGGCTGGAAGAACTGAAACGATGCTCTTGGTGTTCGGAGTGAATCAAAAGGAATCCGGAGACATATACGTTAACGGAAGGAAAGTTGAAATAAAAAATCCGGAAGATGCTATTAAGATGGGGATAGGACTCATTCCTGAGGACAGAAAACTTCAGGGGCTTGTTTTGAGAATGACTGTGAAGGACAATATCGTGCTCCCATCACTGAAAAAAATCAGCAGATGGGGGCTCGTGCTCGATGAAAGAAAAGAAGAAGAGATCTCAGAAGACTATGTAAAAAGACTCTCCATAAAAACGCCTTCCATTTATCAAATAACAGAAAATCTATCGGGTGGAAACCAGCAGAAAGTGGTCCTTGCCAAATGGCTCGCCACGAACGCGGATATTCTGATCTTCGACGAGCCAACACGCGGAATAGACGTTGGTGCAAAGGCAGAAATACACAGGATGATCAGAGAACTCGCCGCACAGGGCAAAGCTGTGATCATGATCTCTTCGGAACTCCCAGAAATACTGAATCTCAGCGATAGAATAGTCGTCATGTGGGAAAGTGAAATCACAGCCGTTCTGGACAACAGAGAGAAAAGAGTCACTCAGGAAGAAATAATGTACTACGCATCTGGACAGAAAAAACAGAACGGGAGGGTCGCATAA